A window of the Cryptosporidium parvum Iowa II chromosome 7, whole genome shotgun sequence genome harbors these coding sequences:
- a CDS encoding Rablib, with protein MGSSPDEYDHLYKIILVGDATVGKTHLLSRYTRDALPKTPQPTIGVEFATRTVPLSIGGTVKAQIWDTAGQERYRAITRAHYRRSVGALLVYDITRKSSFLNASKWLEDIKQNSEPDIVVMLVGNKLDLVEKDPSKREVPFDIAANFAQENNLFFSEASAVTRCNVKHIFEHLLQEVYNQKMKDNSSNLDMNGKFIKD; from the coding sequence ATGGGTTCTTCACCAGATGAATATGACCATCTTTATAAGATCATATTAGTAGGAGATGCAACAGTTGGGAAAACTCATTTATTATCACGATATACAAGAGATGCTCTGCCAAAAACTCCACAACCAACAATAGGAGTTGAGTTTGCTACAAGAACAGTGCCTCTTTCAATTGGAGGAACAGTGAAAGCTCAGATATGGGATACAGCAGGGCAGGAACGATATAGAGCAATCACAAGGGCACACTATCGGCGATCTGTGGGTGCATTATTGGTGTATGATATAACTCGTAAATCAAGCTTTCTGAATGCTTCAAAGTGGCTGGAGGACATTAAGCAGAATTCGGAACCTGATATTGTTGTGATGCTTGTAGGGAATAAATTGGATTTAGTTGAGAAGGACCCAAGTAAAAGAGAAGTCCCATTTGATATAGCTGCAAACTTTGCCCAAGAAAATAACTTATTCTTTTCGGAAGCATCTGCAGTCACAAGATGTAATGTTAAACATATTTTTGAGCATTTATTGCAGGAAGTATATAATCAAAAGATGAAAGATAACTCATCAAATTTAGATATGAATGGTAAGTTTATCAAAGATTGA
- a CDS encoding NudC ortholog encodes KALSRMDERFDSLLINLAQSANGIENFLDVIFGFLLRKTDFFTAMNQGEEEKILMKYFRKYQALSADKRREEKRLMMEREEERKKKIEEQKRREEEELKNMSTKSVPKIEEVFSDDEKGQPATKTNEKLGDEEESDTEAPPPGNGGSTDKYTWTQTLGTVEVLIDTIPGIKSRDCNINIKTNRLKVVVKGEVIIDGELNSKVKPDDCLWSIIDGKTIQIVLEKQENINWWSCVIKGDQEIDTTKIVPENSKLSDLDPETRATVEKMMFDQRQKAMGLPTSDNLKQHELLEKFKAAHPEMDFSQAKINYGSGF; translated from the coding sequence AAAGCTTTATCAAGGATGGATGAAAGATTTGATTCACTTCTCATTAACTTGGCTCAAAGTGCAAATGGAATTGAGAATTTTTTGGATGTAATATTTGGTTTCTTGCTGAGGAAAACCGATTTTTTCACAGCAATGAACCAGGGagaagaagagaaaatTCTAATGAAATACTTTAGGAAATATCAGGCTCTCTCTGCAGATAAAagaagagaagaaaaaaggTTAATGATGGAAAGAGAAGAAGAACGAAAAAAGAAGATTGAAGAGCAGAAAAGGagagaagaagaagagcTGAAAAATATGTCTACAAAGAGTGTACCGAAAATTGAAGAAGTTTTTTCTGACGATGAAAAAGGTCAACCAGCAACAAAAACCAATGAAAAGCTGGGCGATGAGGAAGAATCTGATACAGAGGCTCCCCCTCCTGGTAATGGAGGGTCGACAGATAAGTATACCTGGACTCAGACACTAGGAACTGTGGAGGTACTTATTGACACTATTCCAGGAATCAAGTCAAGAGattgtaatattaatattaaaactaATAGATTGAAGGTAGTTGTAAAAGGAGAAGTAATTATAGATGGTGAACTAAACTCAAAAGTTAAGCCAGATGACTGTTTATGGTCAATTATAGATGGGAAAACTATTCAAATAGTACTAGAAAAGCaggaaaatattaattggtGGTCATGTGTTATAAAGGGAGACCAAGAAATAGATACTACCAAGATTGTACCAGAGAATTCAAAGCTTTCAGATTTAGATCCAGAAACCAGAGCTACAGTGGAGAAGATGATGTTTGATCAGAGACAAAAAGCGATGGGATTGCCTACAAGCGATAACTTAAAACAGCATGAACTTCTTGAAAAGTTTAAGGCAGCTCATCCGGAAATGGACTTTTCACAAGCTAAGATCAACTACGGTAGTGGATTTTAA